A genome region from Primulina eburnea isolate SZY01 chromosome 9, ASM2296580v1, whole genome shotgun sequence includes the following:
- the LOC140841618 gene encoding LOW QUALITY PROTEIN: small RNA degrading nuclease 1-like (The sequence of the model RefSeq protein was modified relative to this genomic sequence to represent the inferred CDS: inserted 1 base in 1 codon), giving the protein MDEILASAKKEMLVEMVKLAQKKKMAGSKGPWKEFLKVYDKKYGTSLSDPSRRDIESLDAFLKTFTKADDLKFFKKIQQCHSNRDKMEQFKKASPDDETTEQKLVRLTLMHPQYPIDYCFPSYEEEWMVKKCSKKSRIMKSTKMIAVDCEMVLCEDGTEALVKVCAVDRNLQVKLDAVVNPKKAIADYRTDITGISATDLDGVTCSLPDVQKSMKKLLSHDTILVGHSLNNDLQALKLDHARVIDTSYIFKXANGPTRKKPSLSLLCEAKLGYELRKPGNPHNCLDDACAAMKLVLARLESRVDDDISEEMKELDARRKELDAGRLFVHRIPVNVLGKDLQEVIPGNFTLQMKISRKKTYSAFAIFKNMEEANEAFENLEGDLEKDVSGRAQRLVKFKLGSGLSGGLYVCKTCHDDSVKQLKSKKRSDGDEDISGMLKKLRTDQTCEPIQDTNQCEVHLEEIQRLKEELSHRDQEISNLNRIIAALTRKQGL; this is encoded by the exons ATGGATGAGATTCTCGCTTCTGCAAAAAAGGAG ATGTTAGTTGAAATGGTGAAATTGGcgcaaaagaaaaaaatggcTGGGAGTAAAGGTCCAtggaaagaatttttgaaagtttATGATAAGAAGTATGGGACAAGCCTGAGTGACCCATCACGGAGGGATATTGAATCCTTGGATGCATTTTTGAAAACTTTTACCAAGGCTGATGACTTGAAG TTCTTCAAAAAAATACAGCAATGCCATTCCAATCGTGACAAGATGGAACAATTCAAGAAAGCTTCTCCTGATGATGAAACTACTGAGCAG AAGCTCGTCCGTTTAACTTTAATGCATCCTCAGTACCCCATCGACTATTGCTTCCCATCATATGAGGAG GAGTGGATGGTAAAAAAATGTAGTAAAAAATCCAGGATCATGAAATCGACAAAAATGATTGCCGTCGACTGTGAGATGGTTCTTTGCGAAGATGGCACTGAAGCTTTGGTGAAGGTGTGTGCCGTAGACCGTAATTTGCAG GTAAAACTTGACGCAGTTGTAAACCCTAAGAAAGCAATTGCAGATTACCGAACTGATATAACTGGAATCTCTGCAACTGATTTGGATGGAGTTACTTGTTCTTTGCCAGATGTACAG AAATCCATGAAGAAGTTGTTGTCACATGATACCATTTTAGTTGGTCACAGTCTCAATAATGATCTTCAAG CATTGAAGCTAGACCATGCACGAGTGATAGACACATCTTATATTTTCA ATGCAAATGGACCTACTAGAAAGAAACCGTCGTTGAGCTTGTTGTGCGAG GCCAAATTAGGTTATGAGCTTCGGAAACCTGGAAATCCTCATAATTGTCTGGACGATGCATGTGCTGCGATGAAGCTCGTCTTGGCTAGATTAGAGAGCAGAGTTGATGATGATATCTCAGAGGAG ATGAAAGAACTGGATGCAAGAAGAAAAGAATTGGATGCAGGAAGGCTATTTGTGCACAGGATTCCTGTCAATGTCCTTGGCAAAGATTTGCAGGAAGTTATTCCTGGTAACTTCACCCTTCAAATGAAG ATAAGTAGGAAGAAGACGTATTCTGCGTTCGCGATATTCAAAAATATGGAAGAGGCAAATGAAGCATTTGAGAACCTTGAAGGCGACTTAGAGAAG GACGTGAGTGGACGGGCACAAAGGCTCGTTAAATTTAAGCTTGGTTCAGGTTTATCCGGCGGTCTATATGTTTGTAAAACTTGCCATGATGATTCTGTTAAACAGTTGAAATCAAAGAAGAGATCGGATGGAGATGAGGACATTTCGGGGATGTTAAAGAAGTTGAGAACAGACCAAACTTGTGAACCAATTCAGGACACCAATCAATGCGAGGTACATTTAGAAGAGATCCAAAGATTGAAAGAAGAACTAAGCCACAGGGATCAAGAAATTTCGAATTTGAACAGAATAATTGCTGCACTTACTAGGAAACAGGGTCTCTGA